Proteins co-encoded in one Amia ocellicauda isolate fAmiCal2 chromosome 11, fAmiCal2.hap1, whole genome shotgun sequence genomic window:
- the grxcr2 gene encoding glutaredoxin domain-containing cysteine-rich protein 2 produces the protein MEELQRTINQRYENKPRKVRFKIASSYSGRVLKHVYEDGQELESPEEEYPRSFIHGKLPRHLETEHLYGFGELQDPGLYSPPGLIAQRINVYRGGTKYSHTGDPPVFNDLSPTDTKPSVLDFGKIIIYTSNLRIIRSPRGKKELTKSLLQDRDGEQDYRGAHGGQGEAQEDAQCVLGDDKTTNIKDVSGCLVCGGSGCAPCALCHGSKLSMLANRFNESIRALRCPACNVDGLQPCHSCI, from the exons ATGGAAGAGCTTCAGAGAACGATTAACCAGAGATATGAAAACAAACCCAGAAAAGTGAGATTCAAAATTGCATCTTCCTACAGTGGGAGAGTTTTAAAGCATGTGTACGAAGATGGACAAGAGTTAGAGAGCCCAGAGGAAGAATACCCACGTAGCTTCATCCATGGAAAACTTCCCAGACATTTGGAAACTGAACACCTGTATGGTTTTGGAGAGCTTCAAGACCCAGGACTTTATTCACCACCTGGTTTAATAGCTCAGAGAATTAATGTATATAGAGGTGGAACTAAGTACAGTCATACAGGTGACCCACCTGTTTTCAATGATTTATCTCCAACGGACACCAAA CCGTCTGTTTTGGACTTCGGGAAGATAATCATCTACACTAGCAATCTGCGAATTATCAGGTCTCCCCGGGGAAAGAAGGAATTAACGAAGAGCCTTCTCCAGGACAGAGATGGAGAGCAAGATTACAGAGGAGCACATGGAGGACAAGGAGAGGCGCAGGAAGATGCCCAGTGTGTTCTTGGGGATGATAAAACTACAAACATTAAG GACGTGTCCGGCTGCCTCGTGTGTGGGGGCTCAGGGTGTGCCCCCTGCGCTCTGTGCCATGGAAGCAAGCTCTCGATGTTGGCCAACCGCTTCAACGAGTCGATCAGAGCCCTCCGGTGCCCGGCCTGCAATGTGGATGGTCTCCAGCCCTGCCACTCCTGCATATAA